GCAGGCCTGCCACACCCTTGACCGTCAGAATGTTTCCTTTTACTATTCCAGAATCAACTGATGGGGCGTCGCCAAGCGGTAAGGCAACGGGTTTTGGTCCCGTCATTCGGAGGTTCGAATCCTTCCGCCCCAGCCAACAAAAAGGACCATGTCCATGCCTGGACACAGGGAACTGAAAATAATAACCGGCAACGCCAACCCTGAACTCGCCAGAGGAATATGTGACCACCTGGGAATGACGCTTAGTCCTACCCTGGTCTGCACTTTCAGCGACGGAGAAAGCAGGGTCGAAATCGGAGACAATGTCAGGGGTGATGACGTTTTCGTGGTTCAACCCACATGTGCCCCTGTCAATCACAATATTCTTGAGCTCTGTCTCATGCTGGACGCCCTCAAAAGGGCCAGTGTTGGCCGGGTTACTGCAGTGATACCCTATTACGGATATGCCCGTCAGGACCGCAAGGTCGTCCCCAGGGTTCCCATAAGCGCCAAACTGGTTGCCGACTTCATCTCCGTTTCCGGCGTAAACCGCATTTTGACTATAGACCTGCACGCAGGGCAGATTCAGGCTTTTTTCAATATCCCGGTGGACAATCTTTTTGCTGCTGAAGTACTTTTGACCTACCTGAAGCAGTTCGGGGATCAGGCTGTTGTGGTCTCCCCCGACGCAGGAGGTACAGAGAGAGCCAGGGCTTACGCCAAGAGAATCGGTGCGGAACTGGCTATAATCGACAAGCGCCGCGACACTCCCAATACGGCCCAGGCCATGCGGGTCATAGGCGATGTCAAAGACAAAGTGGCCATAGTCCTGGACGACATGATCGACACCGGGGGCACCATGATGGAGGCCTCCAAGGTGCTGTCTGAAAAAGGAGCCAGCAAAGTGCTTGCCTGTGCCACCCATCCGGTACTGTCCGGACCGGCCATCGAGAGGATGGAACAGTCCCACTTTTCCGAAATAGTGGTCACTGACACAATACCCCTGAGCGAAAAAGCCAGGGCCAGCGGGAAGTTCCAGGTGATTTCCGTGGCCAGCCTTTTAGCCAAGGCCATCCACAACATTCACACAGAGTCTTCTGTCAGCGTTCTTTTTTCGCATTAATAACCGGACGTTAAACACTTACAAATTAAAAATTTACCGGCAGGCAAAAACGGCCGGATCTGCATCAAGGAGCAAAATAAAAATGTCCGAACTTTACAATCTTAAAGTCGAAGTACGTAACGAAAAAGGCAAATCTGCAGCCCGGAAACTGCGCAAAAACGACTATGTACCCGGAGTCTATTATGACTCTTCCGGCGAGACTCTGCCTTTGAAGGTTAGAAACGGCCCCTTCTACAAGGCCTGGAACCAGGTGGGCACCACTAATGTTGTGGAACTGGAATATACCCACAGCGGAGAGACTCACAGGAAGCCATGCCTCATCTGGTCCATAGACCGCCATCCCTACAAGAAAGTATACATGCATGTTGATTTCTACGGTGTGGACCTGACCAAGGAAGTCACTATTGCCGTACCGGTGGAGGTCAAAGGCACTCCCAAGGGGGCGGAAGACGGCGGAATCATGCGCATATTCCGGCAGACACTGGACCTGACCTGTCTTCCGGCCAACATCCCCTCCCAGGTGACCATTGATGTCTCAAAGCTGGACATCGGGGACAATATTTACATTGAAGACCTGAAAATGCCCGCCGGAGCCAAGGTCACCTTTGAGGAAAACTTTGCCGTTGTCGGTCTGGTTCCGCCCATGCAGGAAGAACCCGAGGCTGAGGCTGAAGAAGGTTCGGAAGAAGAAGGTGCCCGGGAGGCTTCTGAAGAAGAGGCTGCAGAAGAATAGAGCCGGCCAGCTGACGAGCCTGTCCCTGGGAGCCCTGCTGATATTTTCCCGGCCATTTTTGCAGGGCAAGCCAAAAAAACACCAGCATATACCATTTCAAGACCTGCATATTCATGTACGTTCTGCAGCACCTGCAGGGCTAGGCTTTGACTTGACCGGGGGCTTCCATTCTGAAGTGTTTCTAACAAAGCTTCAAAGCAAAAGTGCTCTCCCTGGACCGCCCTTCAAAGGGGTACAGTCCAGGGAGTAAAAAACCTGTTTGCTGCAGATCGAACCCTGGGGAAAGGTCTAAGAGATTTTAAAACCGCAATGCCCAACCTGAACAATCCAGCAGGCCGGATAACCGGGCCAAGGCTGATAGCCGGGCTTGGCAACCCTGGCAACCGCTACAGAAATACCAGGCACAACATGGGCTTTCTGGTCCTGGATCACGCTATGGATTCTGCCCGGTGGGAGCCAGGGGAGCATGTCCGCTGTCTTGATGAAAAAAATGAGTTCACCCTTTGGGAGTGGACCATGCCTGAGGACCCGGCTGCAAGGTATCTGCTCAAGCCCATGACCTACATGAACCGAAGCGGAAAAGCCGTGGCCCGTGTGGCGGACCGGCTGAACATCCTGGCGGAGAGTATTCTGGTTGTGCATGATGAAGTGGATCTCCCTCTGGGCAGGGTCAAGCTCAAATTCGGCGGCGGTCTTGCAGGACACAATGGCCTGCGTTCCATAGCAGATCATCTTGGATCCAGGGATTTTGCCAGGCTGAGGATAGGCGTTGGTCGCCCTGAAGACCAGATTTCTCTTTCTGAATATGTGCTGCAGAAGTTTACTCCGGAAGAGCAGAATGACCTGAAAGACTCTCTGGACAGATCCGTAGCCGCCTTACGCCTTTTATTCACACACGGGAAACAGCCTGCCCTTCAGCACATAAATTCTCCTGGAGGCGACCAGGCACACAATATTTAAAAATTTGAAATCACTCATGGACTATTTAAACCCTTTGAGCTACAATTACTCCAACAGGCGAAGAAGAGGCTTTTACAGCCGTGAACCTCTGGGTTCCACTTCCAATCCCCTGTTCATTCCAAAATATGGACCTGCCGGCTGCGACCTGTTTTACCGCCCGGATCATTATCCGGCTACGGGAGATACAAGGCATCGCATGGAACCGAATCAGGTTTAGGAGGCCTAAAGTGTTTTCAGTTGGCGAACTGGTTGTCTATCCCGCGCAGGGCGTGGGAAGGGTTGAAAAGATTGAAGAACAGGACCTGGGCGGAGCCAAGGCGGTACTGTACATAGTACGCATTCTCAGCAACAACGTCACCTTGATGGTCCCGGTAAACAATGCTGACAACGTGGGTCTAAGACCTGTCAGCGGCAAGGGCCAGGGACAGGAAATTCTATCCTTCCTGGAGGATCGCTCGGATTTCACCGGCTACTCCGGGCAGAACTGGAACAGGCGTTACCGGGAATATTCAGACAAACTCAAGAGCAAAGACCTGCAGGATGTCGCCTATGTTCTTAAGGAGCTGTTTCTCATCAGCAGGGACAAAGAGTTGTCTTTTGGAGAGCGCAGATTGATGGAGCAGGCCATGGGGCTCATATCCATGGAGCTGTCTTATGCCCTGAGCATAGACCAGGAAGAGGCCAAGTCCAGGGTGGAGGCTCTTTTTGCAGACATCCTGAGTCCGGAAGTCCAAGAACATGATGACCAGGAAGATATTTAGGCTCTTTGCACAAATTTCAAACCAACGTGTTGTTTCATTTTCAAAGAAAGCCAGGAGGTTTTGCCCACGGAACACCCCAGTGTATTAAAGAAGAATACACGGGGCAGGCACGGAAAGGCAAGGAAGTTTTTAAAGAGTTTCGAAGCAACGCATCTTCCGTGAAATTCCGTGTATTCCGTGGGCAGTCTCTTTTGCCCCGAAGAGGCCGCTTTTTCAGCCTTCAGGACAGGCACACCACAATTATTTTTTATAAACAAGTACTTAATTTTATTGAAAACAATAAATGCACGGAACCAGGTCACTGCCAGCCATTTCCAGTTGTATTTTTGTGTTGATAATCGTTGAATAACGTTGTATCAAGCATTTTACCGGCCGGCATCCAGCAAGTAGAATCCTGTCACAACCTGCTGCAGGATGTATACATCTCTTTTTTACATTTGTTACGTGTTAAGTGCAGCTGCCGCCCAATATACCCTTTTTCAGGCCATGCATGCGCACCATTGATCTTTATTATTCTGCCCTTTTTATCCATCCAGACCAGGATGTCCTGATACCCTTACTATAAATTTTATAAGCGTGTCAGAATTATCAACAAACATATTCGGCAAAACATGCATCCGCAGCGCTAGATTTCACTGCAATGCGAGTTCATGCCGGACTATAAAGTTCATTGTTTCGTAACAGTTTATCCTTTTTTAATGAAAGCAGGGGACTTTTCCGCACTTATTTTTCTGATGAACAATTTTACTTGTTGGATATGGAAAAATAAGTTCTGGACAGCACCCATGCTACATGAAAATGGCTAACCTGTTACATTGATTCATTTATTTTATCTTTTTTACTTATTAATTATCTTTTCAGGAGAAGATGTTCATGAACCTATCGGACCTTAAAACCAAATCCATGAAAGAACTGATGCAGCTGTCCAAGGAGTACGAAATTGAAAATCCCAGCGGAATGCGCAAACAGGAACTTATTTTTGCCATTCTGCAGTCCTGCGCCTCTCAAAACGGTACAGTTTCGGGCGAAGGCGTTCTGGAAATTCTGCCTGACGGCTTCGGCTTTCTGCGCTCACCCATGTACAGCTATATGCCCGGGCCTGATGATATCTATGTATCACCATCCCAGATACGCAAATTCGGGCTGCGCACCGGAGACGTTGTTTCCGGACAGATCCGTCCCCCAAAAGAAGGCGAGCGCTACTTCGCCCTTCTTCGGGTCAACCAGGTCGGCTTTGGAGAACCTTCCGAATCCAAGAGCCTGGTGCTGTTTGACAACCTCACCCCTATTTACCCCGACAAGCGCTTTGTCCTGGAAAACGGTGCGGAAAACCTTTCTTCCCGGGTCCTGGACCTTTTAAGCCCTGTGGGCACTGGTCAAAGAGGACTGATTGTTGCTCCGCCGCGTACCGGAAAGACAGTGCTTCTGCAGTCCATTGCCAACTCAATCAATGCCAACGACCCGGACGTTTTCATGATTGTCCTGCTCATAGACGAGCGCCCCGAAGAAGTAACGGATATGGAAAGGACTGTCGATGCGGAGGTGGTCAGCTCCACTTTTGACGAACCTCCGCAGAGGCACGTGCAGGTGGCGGAAATGGTCCTGGAAAAAGCCAAAAGACTGGTGGAGAGGAAAAAAGACGTGGTAATTCTCCTGGACAGCATAACCAGGCTCGGCCGGGCCTACAACACCATCACCCCTTCCTCGGGCCGGGTTCTTTCAGGCGGACTGGACTCCAACGCCCTTCAAAGACCCAAGAGGTTTTTCGGAGCCGCCAGAAACATCGAAGAAGGAGGCAGCCTGACCATTATCGCCACCGCCCTCATCGACACCGGTTCACGCATGGACGAGGTCATTTTCGAAGAATTCAAGGGCACCGGCAACATGGAGATATACCTGGACCGCCATCTGGCCGACAAGAGGGTATTCCCGGCCATAGACATCAACCGCTCAGGCACTCGCAAGGAGGACCTGCTTCTGTCCGAGGACGTACTCAACAAGGTCTGGATCCTGAGAAAAGTGCTCGCCCCCATGAACAGTGTTGACAGCATGGAATTTCTGCTTGATAAGATGAAAGGAACCAAAAGCAACAGGGAGTTTTTGGACATGATGAACAAGTAGGCATCACTCAGGGCCGTGTGCCCTGAAAAAACCGCGGTCCTGCCCTGGGGACCGGGCAGAAGAACAATCCATGCAGACCCTAAAACGCCTGAAGACCTTTGTTTGTTTTTTTCTGATCCTGGCTTTGATGGTACCTGCTACGCAGGCCAAAGCCTTTATTTTCAGCGAGTTCACCATCACTGATGAGGCTGAACTGGGGACAAAGGTACACAGTCTTATCCGCAGCAACTACCATGTGGTCCAGGATCCGGAAATAACCAGCTACATTCAGGACATTGCCTCCCGCCTGGAAAAAGCAGCGCCTCCCCAGCCTTTTCCGTTGCAGGTGGACGTGGTTGAAGACAGATCTCTCAATGCCATGGCCACTGTAGCCGGATATATGGTACTTTTTTCAGGCATGATCACCAGAATGGAGACCGAATCCGAACTGGCCTCCATCATGAGCCACGAACTGGGCCATATTACCCAGAGGCATGTGGCCCGGAATATTGAACGTTCCCAGAAAATAAGCGCCGGCGCCCTGCTGGGCATACTGGCCGGGGCACTTGTGGGCGCTGAAGCCGGTGAAACCATGGCGGTGGGCTCCATGGCCGGGGCGCAAAGCGCCTTTCTAAGTTATTCCCGGGAAGACGAGCGCGAGGCTGACCATGTAGGTATGAACTACCTTATCGAGGCCGGCTACAATCCCAAGGGCATGGTTTCCGCCATGCAGAAAATCAGGCGTCTGCAGTTCTTCTCCGGGGGAGACATCCCCTCCTACATGAGCACCCATCCCGGCGTTGATGAGCGCATCAGCTATCTCAGGAACCGAATTGAGCGCCTTGATGACGAACTTCTAAAACGCGAGGACGACAACACCAGGCTCTACAGGGTCCAGACCCTGCTGCGGGCCAGGCACGATGACCCATCCAAGGCCCTGGAACACTTCCGCAAGCAATCAGAGCATGAATGCCTGGCCAACCTGGGCATGGGCATAGCCAACAGCCGTATGAACCGGGTGCGGGATGCCGAGCAGAATTTTGAAAAACTTCTGTCCATAAGCGACCAGGATCCCCTTTTTCTCAGGGAAGCCGGCCGGTTTTACTTTCAGTACGACCGCCTGGACAAGGCGGGAGAGCTTTTGCAGAAAGCGGCAATGCTCAATCCCGACGACAGCCTTGCCTTGCTTTTTTATGCCAGGGTCCTGGCGGAGAAAGGCGACACTGACACAGCCATAAGCTACTTCCGGGAAACTCTGAAAAAAATGCCGGAAAACTCCAGGGTCCATGAATTCATGGCCCGCACTTACGGGGAGCAGGGTGACAATTTTATGGCCCACACCCACATGGCCTATGCTCATATTTACAACAACCAGAGGAGCCGTGCAGACTTTCATATGGACAGGGTCAGGGCGGCGGCCCAAACCGCGGAACAGGAGAAAAAGGTCAAGGAACTGGAAAAAGCTTATGAACAGAGGGTGCAGTTCTGGAAAAAAACCTCATGAGGTTTTTTGAATACAAAGTACAGAATAATTAAGCAGTTGACTGACCAGCAAACAGGGCTTATTTTTTATATAATTCTGTGATTTCTTGCAGTTACACCCTCTTGATCCTGAAAGCTTACTGCAGAATAATAGTTCTCTTTGCCGTCGGTTTACCAGCTCAATCATGTCAGCGCTTTTAAGGAAAGCAGCGGACAGGCACCCCCGCACTTATTTTTCTGAAGGATGTTTGACGGAATTTTAAAAATAAGTGCGGGGAGAGCCAGTTTCCATGCCACATGCAAAGCGTTAAACAGATACTATTTTGCCAAAACCGGCTTACAGTCTGCTTCCAACTGTCTGCCTGTAAACTCATCGACCGCAGTACCTTCGTTTACAACCATAGACAATTACGGCTTTTTAGGCTACGTTCGCCAACTTTAAGCTGCTGCACCGGTTGCATAGTCAGGCTGTGAGAATTTTTCCCTTAAACAACAGTAACTCATACTCAGGAGGAGACACATGTTATTGGAAACCATGATCTTTGCCATGGGGGCCGACCCGGAAGGCGGGGCAGGCAACCCCCTGGCAGCCTTTGTACCACTTATACTAATGTTTGCCATTTTCTATTTTCTGCTGATCCGTCCTCAGCAGAAAAAGGCCAAGGAACACCGCAATGTCTTGGCCAACCTCAAAAGGGGGGACAACGTTCTCACCAATGGGGGAGTGTATGCGCGCATCTCGGACATTCAAAACGATGTGCTCACCCTGGAGGTTGGCGACAAAACCACAATAAAGGCCAACCGCAATTATATTGCCGGACTGGCAGATCCGAACCAGGACGCAGTCAAAAGAGAGTAGACCGGGACCGTT
Above is a window of Desulfonatronospira thiodismutans ASO3-1 DNA encoding:
- the rho gene encoding transcription termination factor Rho, encoding MNLSDLKTKSMKELMQLSKEYEIENPSGMRKQELIFAILQSCASQNGTVSGEGVLEILPDGFGFLRSPMYSYMPGPDDIYVSPSQIRKFGLRTGDVVSGQIRPPKEGERYFALLRVNQVGFGEPSESKSLVLFDNLTPIYPDKRFVLENGAENLSSRVLDLLSPVGTGQRGLIVAPPRTGKTVLLQSIANSINANDPDVFMIVLLIDERPEEVTDMERTVDAEVVSSTFDEPPQRHVQVAEMVLEKAKRLVERKKDVVILLDSITRLGRAYNTITPSSGRVLSGGLDSNALQRPKRFFGAARNIEEGGSLTIIATALIDTGSRMDEVIFEEFKGTGNMEIYLDRHLADKRVFPAIDINRSGTRKEDLLLSEDVLNKVWILRKVLAPMNSVDSMEFLLDKMKGTKSNREFLDMMNK
- a CDS encoding M48 family metalloprotease is translated as MQTLKRLKTFVCFFLILALMVPATQAKAFIFSEFTITDEAELGTKVHSLIRSNYHVVQDPEITSYIQDIASRLEKAAPPQPFPLQVDVVEDRSLNAMATVAGYMVLFSGMITRMETESELASIMSHELGHITQRHVARNIERSQKISAGALLGILAGALVGAEAGETMAVGSMAGAQSAFLSYSREDEREADHVGMNYLIEAGYNPKGMVSAMQKIRRLQFFSGGDIPSYMSTHPGVDERISYLRNRIERLDDELLKREDDNTRLYRVQTLLRARHDDPSKALEHFRKQSEHECLANLGMGIANSRMNRVRDAEQNFEKLLSISDQDPLFLREAGRFYFQYDRLDKAGELLQKAAMLNPDDSLALLFYARVLAEKGDTDTAISYFRETLKKMPENSRVHEFMARTYGEQGDNFMAHTHMAYAHIYNNQRSRADFHMDRVRAAAQTAEQEKKVKELEKAYEQRVQFWKKTS
- a CDS encoding 50S ribosomal protein L25 encodes the protein MSELYNLKVEVRNEKGKSAARKLRKNDYVPGVYYDSSGETLPLKVRNGPFYKAWNQVGTTNVVELEYTHSGETHRKPCLIWSIDRHPYKKVYMHVDFYGVDLTKEVTIAVPVEVKGTPKGAEDGGIMRIFRQTLDLTCLPANIPSQVTIDVSKLDIGDNIYIEDLKMPAGAKVTFEENFAVVGLVPPMQEEPEAEAEEGSEEEGAREASEEEAAEE
- a CDS encoding ribose-phosphate diphosphokinase; amino-acid sequence: MPGHRELKIITGNANPELARGICDHLGMTLSPTLVCTFSDGESRVEIGDNVRGDDVFVVQPTCAPVNHNILELCLMLDALKRASVGRVTAVIPYYGYARQDRKVVPRVPISAKLVADFISVSGVNRILTIDLHAGQIQAFFNIPVDNLFAAEVLLTYLKQFGDQAVVVSPDAGGTERARAYAKRIGAELAIIDKRRDTPNTAQAMRVIGDVKDKVAIVLDDMIDTGGTMMEASKVLSEKGASKVLACATHPVLSGPAIERMEQSHFSEIVVTDTIPLSEKARASGKFQVISVASLLAKAIHNIHTESSVSVLFSH
- the pth gene encoding aminoacyl-tRNA hydrolase, which codes for MPNLNNPAGRITGPRLIAGLGNPGNRYRNTRHNMGFLVLDHAMDSARWEPGEHVRCLDEKNEFTLWEWTMPEDPAARYLLKPMTYMNRSGKAVARVADRLNILAESILVVHDEVDLPLGRVKLKFGGGLAGHNGLRSIADHLGSRDFARLRIGVGRPEDQISLSEYVLQKFTPEEQNDLKDSLDRSVAALRLLFTHGKQPALQHINSPGGDQAHNI
- a CDS encoding CarD family transcriptional regulator; the encoded protein is MFSVGELVVYPAQGVGRVEKIEEQDLGGAKAVLYIVRILSNNVTLMVPVNNADNVGLRPVSGKGQGQEILSFLEDRSDFTGYSGQNWNRRYREYSDKLKSKDLQDVAYVLKELFLISRDKELSFGERRLMEQAMGLISMELSYALSIDQEEAKSRVEALFADILSPEVQEHDDQEDI
- the yajC gene encoding preprotein translocase subunit YajC — protein: MLLETMIFAMGADPEGGAGNPLAAFVPLILMFAIFYFLLIRPQQKKAKEHRNVLANLKRGDNVLTNGGVYARISDIQNDVLTLEVGDKTTIKANRNYIAGLADPNQDAVKRE